In one window of Scyliorhinus canicula chromosome 17, sScyCan1.1, whole genome shotgun sequence DNA:
- the LOC119952431 gene encoding zinc finger protein 239-like codes for MEVKSTVLSGEKPFTCSMCGRCFSRSCDLSKHKCHHNGEKPWKCEDCGKGFSSPSVLENHRRSHTGERPFTCTNCGKGFTQSSHLVTHQWVHTGERPFTCSTCGEGFTHLSRLVTHQRVHTGERPFTCSTCGKGFNESSTLVKHQRVHTDERPFQCPDCGECFKRSGDLMSHKRVHTDERPFKCPDCGKCFKSSRDLMHHQRVHTDERPFRCSHCGAGFKKSSKLSVHQRIHTGERPFTCSDCGKGFRESCVLLRHQRGHKDERPFKCPDCGNCFKTSGHLMSHQLVHSDERPFRCSHCGTGFKTSSNLTKHQRVHTGERRFTQSSDQLTNQEIRK; via the coding sequence atggaagtaAAAAGCACCGTTCTcagtggggagaagccattcacgtgTTCAATGTGTGGACGATGCTTCAGCCGATCATGTGACTTGTCAAAACATAAATGCCATCACAACGgtgagaaaccgtggaaatgtgaggactgtgggaaaggattcagttcCCCATCAGTGTTGGAaaatcatcgacgcagtcacactggggagagaccattcacttgcACCAATtgcgggaagggatttactcagtcatcccacctggtgACACACCAGTGggttcacactggtgagagacCGTTCACTTGCTCCACATGTGGGGAGGGATTCACACATTTATCCAGACTGGTgacgcaccagcgagttcacactggggagagaccgttcacatgCTCcacatgtgggaagggattcaatgagTCATCGACCCTGgtgaaacatcagcgagttcacactgatgagagaccttttcagTGTCCAGATTGTGGGGAGTGCTTTAAAAGGTCTGGGGACCTGATGTCCCATAAACGTGTTCACAcggatgagagaccttttaaatgcccagactgtgggaagtgctttaaaagttccAGGGACTTAATGcatcatcaacgtgttcacactgacgagagaccattcaggtgctctcactgtggggctGGGTTCAAGAAATCATCCAAACTCAGTGTACatcagcgcattcacactggggagagaccgttcacctgctctgattgtgggaaaggattcagagagTCATGcgtcctgctgagacaccagcgaggtcATAAAgacgagagaccttttaaatgtccagactgtggtaACTGTTTTAAAACTTCTGGGCACCTGATGTCCCATCAGCTTGTTCACTCTGatgagagaccattcaggtgctcaCATTGTGGAACTGGGTTCAAGACATCTTCTAACCTCACtaaacaccagcgtgttcatactggggagagaaggttcactcagtcATCTGACCAGCTGACAAACCAGGAAATTCGCAAGTAA
- the LOC119952430 gene encoding zinc finger protein 271-like, whose product MEKPWKCDECGKGFNYASRLEIHRRTHTGERPFTCSKCGKGFIRSSNLLRHQRIHTGKSPFSCSQCGKGFIWFSNLMRHQQVHAGKSPFTCSQCGKGFIHSSRLLTHQQVHTVERPFSCSVCGKGFTQSSRLLIHQRVHTGERPFACSECGKGFIQSSDLLIHQRVHTGERPFTCSECGKGFTRSFILLKHQDIHTEERPFKCTSCGKRFRSSSNLSAHQRVHTGERSFACTVCRKGFTRSFDLLKHQRIHTEERPFSCTSCGKRFRSSSNLNVHQRVHTGARPFTCTQCGSGFTRSSSLLTHQRVHTGERPFTCTGCGKGFTQSSNLLRHQRVHK is encoded by the coding sequence atggagaaaccgtggaaatgtgacgaatgtgggaaaggattcaattatGCATCCCggctggaaattcatcgacgcactcacactggggagaggccattcacttgctccaagtgtgggaagggatttattcggTCAtctaacctgctgagacaccagagaATCCACACTGGGAAGAGCCCATTCAGCTGCTcccagtgtggaaagggatttattTGGTTCTCTAACCTgatgagacaccagcaagttcatgCTGGGAAgagtccattcacctgctcccagtgtgggaagggattcattcattcATCCCGTCTGCtcacacaccagcaagttcacactgtggagaggccattcagctgttctgtgtgtgggaagggatttactcaatcATCCCGcctgctgatacaccagcgagttcacactggtgaaAGGCCATTCGCCTGTtccgagtgtgggaaaggattcattcaatcatctgacctgctgatacaccagcgggttcacactggggaaaggccgttcacctgttccgagtgtgggaaaggattcacaagATCATTTATCCTGCTGAAGCACCAGGATATTCACACTGAGGAAAGGCCTTTCAAGTGTACCTCCTGTGGAAAGAGATTCAGATCTTCTTCCAACCTCAGtgcacaccagcgtgttcacactggggagaggtcattcGCCTGCACTGTCTGTCGGAAAGGTTTCACAAGGTCGTTTGACCTGCTGAAGCACCAAcgaattcacactgaggagaggccattcagctgtacGTCTTGTGGAAAGAGATTCCGGTCTTCATCCAATCTCAacgtacaccagcgagttcacacaggggcgCGACCGTTCACCTGCACCCAGTGTGGGAgcggattcactcggtcatccagtttgctgacacaccagcgagttcacactggagagagaccgttcacctgcactgggtgtgggaagggattcacccagtCATCCAacttgctgagacaccagcgagttcacaagtga